Below is a window of Candidatus Aegiribacteria sp. DNA.
TACGGCGGCCGCTAATAAAATCCAGTTGTTCTTCAAGGAGTATCTTAACCATGGAGGGTATACGATCCACGGGATAGGTTCCATCTGCGTCGGTGGTGGCAATAAGATCTGTTTCTACCGCCTTGAATCCGGCCTGGTAGGCATGGCCGTATCCCTTCAATGGCTGCTTGACGACCCTGCATCCGAAAGAGGCGGCAATCCCGGCTGTGCCGTCAGTTGAGCAGTTATCCACCACAATTATCCGGTCCACTTCGCCTGGAACTTGCTCGAGTACGTGTAGAAGCCCTATCTCTTCATTATGAGCGGGAATGACAAGGGTGATAGATTTTCCTGAGATCATGTGAGAGATCCTGTTCCGCTTTTTATACGTGATCCTGAACTGCCTGTGTGAAGGTAAGCCCCAAATCGACGTAGATAGTATTTCATTGTTACAGGTTTCAGTGTCTGTTTCAGTAGACGACCCATTGGACCAAATCTGAGATAGAACCGGAGAAAAGCCTTTCTCTGAAGTTTGAGCATGGTTTCCCTCGATACCCCGTCAGGCGGAGCCGGACAGCTTGTATTGTGGAACAATTTCCATATACCTTCAGAATCCGGATGATCTCTGAACCACTCGTCTCCCGCTTCCGATCCTGGTATCGGGAGAAAAGCCGCGAAGTGCGCCCACGAAAGGCCGCTGGACAGTGAGAAACTGATGGTCTTTTTTATATCATCCTCCGTTTCACCTGGCAGCCCAAGGATGAAGTATCCTGCGGTGCTCAGCCCGACTCGCTTTATCAGGGATATCTTTTCCCTGATTTCGGCGATAGAAATATTCTTCTTCACGGATCGGAGAATTCTGTCACTCCCCGATTCAATCCCGCAGTGGATCACATACCACCCGGCTTTTTTCATGAGTTTCAGCAGGTGCTCGTTAAGCGAATCAAGCCTTACGCCGTTGGGAGTTGAGAAATGTACCGGATATTTACGCCGAATTGCCTCCTCGCAGAAACCGGCAGCGTAGTCCACGTCGAATGTGAAGTTATCGTCCTCGATATGAATCTCCTTCACGCCGAAATGGTTTACAAGAAGATCAATCTCATTCCAAACCATTGCCAGAGGTCTGTGTCGAATACGTCGTCCTGTTATACGGAAACCTGCGCAGAATGTACACCTGTATGGGCAGCCTCTTGTAGTGATGATGGGAGCAAAAGGCATATTTCGGAGCAGAACCCCGTTGGGAAGACCGCTGTAGTTCACGGGCGGGGCCAGGTGCCAGGCCGGGACGGGAAGCGTGGACAGATCTTCAATATGACGTGGAGAAGTATCCCAGGGGTCGGTACGATTGATTATTCCAGGTATTCTTGCGGAAGGGTCCGCCAGGTATTCGACGATGGATTCCTCGGCCTCTCCCAGGAAGATGGTGTCCACCTGAGGAAGGTCGTCAAGAGCCTTAATACCTCTGCAGGAAGCGTGAGGACCTCCGAGCAGCAAGGGAACATCACCAAGGGCTTTCTTTAGAAGAGGAAGCTCAGCGGATAGCACTTCCACGTCACTGGAGAAAGCAGACACAAGAACCATATGTGGTGAATAGTCTCGTATCTGCTGAATCAGAGCCTTACCTCTGAGTCCTGTGAGAGCAGCGTCGATCAGGTTTATTTCGTGTCCGAGACCTTCCAGTACGGCTCCTATACTCAGGAATCCCACAGGAGGGACGGTATTCGTAGATTCGGGCCTTGGTGGATAGAGCAGCAGGAATTTCATTTTGGTACTGGTTCGATTCCAAGAGATAAAACCGTCAGGCCCTGATCACGCCAGACGAACGCTGAGTCACCAGTTAGCCTGTATCCCTGGGGAATAAGCCGGTTTACCGCTTCAGGATTGGCTTCACAGGTGGAAACAACGATGTTTCCTGGAATATCCGGGTTGAATGTGACGGATTCCTTAACATATCCCATAGCTGGATCTGACAGTATATAGGGGCCCGGCGCTATAGGATTATTCGAGAGGGATATCGCTTCTCTGAATTTCACAACTTCCACCAGACCCATCGGGGAAGTATCCGGTTGCCAAACGTAATGTACAGTACCCGCTGAAGAGAGTGTCAATGTGCAGAACAGTAGCCATACAGGTACAGCTGTACGACGTCCTGCATCGGAGATTCTTGCGGCCAG
It encodes the following:
- a CDS encoding B12-binding domain-containing radical SAM protein, which translates into the protein MKFLLLYPPRPESTNTVPPVGFLSIGAVLEGLGHEINLIDAALTGLRGKALIQQIRDYSPHMVLVSAFSSDVEVLSAELPLLKKALGDVPLLLGGPHASCRGIKALDDLPQVDTIFLGEAEESIVEYLADPSARIPGIINRTDPWDTSPRHIEDLSTLPVPAWHLAPPVNYSGLPNGVLLRNMPFAPIITTRGCPYRCTFCAGFRITGRRIRHRPLAMVWNEIDLLVNHFGVKEIHIEDDNFTFDVDYAAGFCEEAIRRKYPVHFSTPNGVRLDSLNEHLLKLMKKAGWYVIHCGIESGSDRILRSVKKNISIAEIREKISLIKRVGLSTAGYFILGLPGETEDDIKKTISFSLSSGLSWAHFAAFLPIPGSEAGDEWFRDHPDSEGIWKLFHNTSCPAPPDGVSRETMLKLQRKAFLRFYLRFGPMGRLLKQTLKPVTMKYYLRRFGAYLHTGSSGSRIKSGTGSLT